The DNA segment agtttttataaacaatttcaaggttttcaaaatctgtttttgagttttctaattcctcttccagtgatTTGACtatgttttcaagccagctattcattccctttaaccggttgttcaagagggccaatctATTGACTTCTTCATGcatttcttgaaaggcttgaagcaattgaccataattttcagagtttgaggagttagatgaacttacactacttgagtcatcttcctttctggccatgaagcagaggttgaggcttttcttgttttgccttcttttccttcttgcttgactctttgaccttgcctcctttggttcattgtttccatgagcagccttgagtgtgtcccacatctctttagcagtttttcattttgataccctaaaaaactcattagtatctagtgcagaagctattatgttttgagtagtacaatcaagcttggccattttacattcatcattggtccattgagaccaaggttttgcaatgtaagaaccattctttttaaactttggaatgtaaggaccattctgaattgaatcccaaatcccttgatcaatagattccacaaagattttcattctggcctcccaatacttgtaattcaatccacagaataaaggtggtttgtagattgaagcaccttcctcaaaagattgttttccagccatagaaaaaagatttttggatcaacttgaataattttcaagaaccaagctcttgatgccaattgttagaatggatgactttaaactagaggggggggggggggtgaatggtttaaagagggttttcacaaacttttaagccaagaatgaaaatacttcgagaaacaaatgataagaaattcagtttggcaaaacacaaagcaaaaacaacagcaccagaaaaacaatcggttgtttatactgagagaatgcacacagatgtttatattggttcactctaaacccagagctacatccagtcttctcagaaaccactgaggaattccactaagcaatcaaacctagatcacttacaccacaaccaaggaagtgaccttgatcccctcaagacacacactcctcttggtcaacacaccaacactaagaatgctgatcttgatcccctcaagaacacacaacacttctcagcaaacacacaaggtttctttcaacagatacaaggattacacttgttacagaatgaaatctgaaatcagtacaagagaaaatcctatctcacacactttgatcaatctcaatctctaagcaatctcaacttttcgaaaactcaaaatcagtgaaaaactcaaatctgtttttctgtatatatcaaagttgttgtttgttatcaaatcttaacaaactattaattgcattcaaagattggtcaaagcattaaaaactggagcgtaaacagttggaaaatcatttaattctcaatcaaagcacaaaccatttttctattatggtaccaaaacaaacaatcggttgtttcctcgaatcaatcggttgttttggttttgacagcaagtcaaccataaaaacagtttaaacacctaagtataaaacaatcggttgtttcgacaaaacaacaggttgtttttcacttagcttgaaaaacacttttcttttaaaaagattgagagtgcttatgctttggattcaatcaagagtggattacacattaAATCTACCCCAAAGTCTATCTAaaggacaactcagcaacaacaagcataactagccttcatcatccttcaaagggtttggattcttcaaagcttgaacaccacttggttcaacagattCTCCCTCCAATTTCTTAAAAGAAACCACCCCACATTATAAAGATTCTACAGATAAACCCTTTACTCCTAAACCACgcaccaaaacctcaagtcaaaaatgctttaaatgtctaggttttgggcacattgTTGCTAATTGCCCAAGTAAAAGAACAATGATGGTTAAAGGGGGGAATAGTTGTGAGTGATCATAGTTCCCAAACATCTAAAGCTAGTTCCCCTTCCTCTTAAAAATCCCCAAGTTAGGACAATTGTGAAATACCTTGTGAAAGTGACTTATTGGTGGTAAGACGAATGTTCGGTACTATTCAAAAACGTTTTGATGAAAcccaaatataaaatattttccacatcCATTGCCTTatcaacaagttatgttccatgaTCATAGATGAGGGTAGTTGGgctaatgtggcaagtacaagagtagtgGAGAAACTTGGATTaaccactatctctcatacaaagccctatagGTTACAATGGCTTAATGAAGAGGGTGAAATtatggttaataaacaagtcctcataacttttgctataggaaagtataaatatgatattttatgtgatgttgtgccaatggaagaAACACATATTCTATTGGGAAGACCTTGACAATATGATAGGAaaattttacatgatggccCTACCAATAagatttcttttaacttccaagggcataagatcatattaaaacccctctttCCCAAAGAAGTTAATGAGGACAAAGTCAAAATGAAaaccaaaagagaaaatgaaaaggatgaaaaaagaaaagataaaacgtGTATCATCACCTCACTTCACGCAGTAAAAACAATAATGTTGACTTGTACAAAAATACAAACTACACCTCAAACATATTCTTCttccttatttttttcattacctAATTGTTTCTTCCGGTTTACCAGAATGTGCTTCGTGCGTAGCTGTGACTTGCGTATCAAGGGCACCTTCGTCTTTATTCCAGATCTTCACCCTACACCGCCGTGAATACCTGAAACATAGAGAACAAAGGGTGCCctcgcggtcgtttgcactccgacgatcaagtcagtaggCAGAAACACTAAGCACCTCCATATCGAAACACCGTAACTGCGATGTTCTGAAGGCGCGTAACTgtattctaacgaacttctctCTGGTTCTCAAATCACTTGTGCGTACAGTGTGTAAGCGTGCAAATGATTAGAATGtgtaaaaacgtaccttactaaGTTTCTAGAAGGGCTTATATACCTTGAGTTTCAGTGCTACTGCCACGTGTCCCCTATGACTTGAGCGTaactccacgtggaaggccttacgacgctgtaacccaacttaggaaAATCCCAGCGCGTaagttgatgtgattccaatagcaagatatagatgattctttgtcattttatggaatcaacttgagttggagaatgaataggcacttttaatagaaatggatcaatgttctatgtttcaagaactcaccaaaacttgcaccaaacaccaaactcacatggaagacccatttcttgccaattgaaccgatgaaattgaacaagaaagtaaatgaaccAATTGAAACTCTAAAGTaagcaattgaaccgaacaaaacatgaaaaggagctactgaactgaattaaaacagtaagaaattgaaaagaaccgaaccaaagtgcaagaaaaggaagatgaaccgaataaaagaaactacacttgtgttagagttcatatggacatggaaatggaagaactaaatggagaagagaggaaacttatgtggatgaagaacttggttgatgaacacgccacttgaagtgtgattgctccaagataagtgtgaattgccgccacttgagggaaccaaggctctcaagatgagactaggaagaggagaaatcaaatctcactcactcaatcaccaaattgggagagtttctttactacaaattccaaatctgaattgtgaatgacctaagccctccttttataggagcaagggttggtcatgaagcttacaacaTAAGCTAACCAAAAGACTCTTCATATGCTACTTACTAATAGCGCCTAAATGAAGCATGAAGAGTactcttctagaaaattctaaacaaatgcctaaagatgcttttacaaaagaggtatctaaggtttccctctaagcacctttcctaaaaactatgtatttaaacattctatattatttacaaatttataaaagaaactataaagagagatatttaaatgaagcctattcttgaaaacatgtagacttctttggctttaggcttgatcctctctttattttatatcttcttttaattttgaaaagactagaaggaagaacttcaaatgtgtaggtgaatgacctctcccttcattaataaaagtgcgcaaggggtgactatctgggtgccaactcatgcgccctagcctctagtcactcgccctgggagtgtatctgccttcctctcgtaccatgcacgtggatTACCCCTGGGGCAGGGCCCTCTcccgggtcgtatctgtcccagggattCTCCAAAGGTGGCGTGGGTAGCCACGTCCTGCACCCCATACAtgagtacttcacgagtcaggttccTCTCGTACCACTTAACATCTCTTGCGCTTCTCAAGTTTATGTTATATCTTTCAAAAATCGCGTGCTTTAGttactgtttcatcactttTCCCATTCCCTCACACTGTTCACCTTCTTCTCGAAGCCTTCTCTGCAATCTCTCTTCACACTCCAAGCCTTCGTCAATCCAATcactcaaaggtatggtttttcctCTTCAATGGCTCTTTCTCTTGACCTTTTGTATTGATATAACTGCCTGGGTCTGTTTATTTTTCTCGCATTCGTGCTTTTGCTTCTCATTTCTTTGTTCCCCCCTTTCTTAACCTCTCACGTGGGTAGGGTTTTTCTAGGGTTTCTTCCTCTTTTTCGTATTAACCCTCATTTGTTGAACCTTtactcttcttcattcttcagttTCCTTCATGGCGCGTACTAAAACGACTACCAACCCTCCACCTCCCAGGGTCAACTACAAAGCCCTGTACCCTTGGGCCCCTGATGAGTTGCTCGATGAGTGCTCAAGTCTAACCTCCCTAAAGGATTGGAGGGACCATGTGGGCGAACCAGGCGCTTACCAAGGCAGTGCCTTTTCCAAGAGGCATGATATCTACATAGTTGTGCGTCCTTGCACACCTGGGGAGCCCGTTTGCGTAGACGAGCGATCAAACAATGGGGAGGCCTTCTTCTTTCTCTACCAAACCGTGTTCAAACGCATAGGCCTGCGTTTGCCCTTCTCTGGGTTCGAGAGAGAACTCTTGACCGAAATCAatgtcgcccctgcccagctacaccccaatagctgggccttcATCAAGGCATTTGGGATTCTTTGCGGATATTTCGGCCAACCCCCCTCTGTGGACGTCTTCCTTCATTTTTTCGAGATcaagaagcaagggaagagcctctgggtgagcttcAGCGGCATCGCCGGGAGGATCCTGCTATCTCTGTTCCAACAATCTTACAAGGGATGGAGAGgcaagttcttcagggtgtgctgcaCTGAACACGACCGCACTGCcctggatggcttccccttaTACTGGGTGAAGAAAGTGAAGCTGACTAAACCCAAAACTTTGGATGAACTACCCTCGACTGATCGAGAGGTTTGCCAGATTTTGGCCAGCGTGGGGGTCTTGGATACTGCCGAGTTGATAGCACGCGAATTCAACTCCGATGCCCTCACCCAATACATTAGTACGAGAACTACCCCCCACCCCTTATCTTCTTTAATTTCTGCCTCTGCTAGCTTTTACCATAGTTCATACATGTACTGCTTGTGTACTTTGGATCTTCATAGTATGTCTGATTGTACTTTCATGCTTCAACTTAGCCTGTGCCTAACCTCTGTTTTGTTTGCTTCCTTGGTGCAGATTCGAAAATGGATATGAACAAGAGGTTGAGGCTTGCCAAAGCTTTGACAGCCCAGGGCAAAGCTACCTCCAAAGGAGCTGAGGCTGAGCCTATTCCTCCAACCTCTCCAACATCCCGCTCTCAGACTCTCCCAACCACACGCCGCTTCCACCCCTAACTCTCCACCGCCTATTGAAGCTGTGCCCCTCACCATGGTTGGAACTGCTACCACACCAGCCCCCCTAGATAAAGGCAAAGGGGTGGTGGTGGTTCTCTTTGAGGATGACGAGGATACTGAGGACAGGCAGGTCTTCAAAAGGAGGAGGACCAACCAGGTTGTCGCCTCCCCTTCCTCCTCCAGCCACGATGCCGAGTCCCTGAGGAAGCACCCTCCAAGCGCCACATCACCGCCCCGTCGACTGGCCTTGGGAGGTGAGGTCGAACCTGAGCCTGCTCCTACCTCTGCACCGGCCCCAGAACTTCCCCCACTAGTCCAAGAATTACTGAAGGGCTACCTGCGCAGGGCGTCTCCAAGGGGCCCATCTGAGGGGGCCAAGAAGGAGAGCATGGCCTACTATCTTGGGGCCTTCCTTGCTTGCGCCACCTCCTGGCGTGACCAGGCTAGGGCCAAGGCCAGCGAGCTCTCAACCCTCCAAGCTCTTGAAAAAGAGGTGGCTTCGCTGAAGGAAGAAAAACAGACTCTGGAGCGTCGCTGGGCCCGCCAAGAGGAAGCCTACAAGGACTCCTTGAAGGAGGCTTAGAAGGCGAAAGACGCTGCCAGCAAGAGACTGCATGAAGCGGGGCAGGCCCATGCCGAACTTCTGGGGCAGGTTGTGCATCTTCGTGTACAGATTACGGAGCTTAAAGATGCCGTCGAAACTTCCAAGGCCCAACAGAAGAAACTCGAGGACCAATGTGTTGATCAAGAAGTAAAACTGGGCGAAGTGGAGGCGGCACTCAATGCTAATGCTGAAGCCTTCGACCGTTTGAAAACAGAGAAGGACGAGGCTCTAACAGCTAAAGACAAAGAGCTGGCATCCCAAGTCGAGCGCTTCAAGGAGACGGAGAAGGAGCTAATCAACGATGCTGCGAACGCCTTTGCTGATGGGTTCGCATAAGCTCTAGCTCAGGCGGCCTGTGCAAACCCAGGGATCGACACCTCCTGTTGCGGCCCCCTCAACCACATAGTTGACGGCAAAGTCGTTCCCCTAGAGATCCCTGAGGATTAGCCTCATTTTCATCCTTGTAATCTTATGAACAATCGTCTTGTATCTGCTACTTCATTGAATATAACCACTTCTTCTACATATGATTGTTTATTCTTCTTTCCCTTTCTACTTGGTCAACATGTATTTACTTTATCTTTGTGTCGATCATTGACTTTACTTGCTTTCTCTTGCTCTGCGATTCCTTATGCTACTTTAGCTCGTAATCAACTTTTAACTTAGTCATTACTTTCCCTTCGTGCCCCTGAGGCGTCCGCCTCCGAAGGTGTTACTGGCCTCGTCATCGCTCGAGGGCGAAAGAGGGCTTAACTCTCATGGCCTCATCATCGCTCGAAGGCGAAGGAGGACTTATCTTGCTCGAAGCCTTCTTACCTGCACTAGGTGCCCACACTCAGGGAGAGACCTGCCGAAAGCAAGGTCGTTTCGTCCCCAGTGTGTCTAGACACTAGGGACAAAGTTGCGcattggtgcccacgcccgaggatAGGCCTGCTCGAAGCAGCGTcatatcgtccacggggtgtctaaacaccaaggcaactgGCCCTTATCTCTGcgcgcttggtgcccacgcttGAGGAGAGCCCTGCCTGGGGGCAGCACCGtttcgtcctcagggtgtctaaaaacaccaaggcgatcagtgttcttggtgcccacgctcgaggagaggCATGCTAAAGCAGTGCCGTATCGTCCctaaacaccaagatgaccagAGACTTTGGTGATTACGCCCAAGGAGAAGGTTTCCCGAAGGATGGCGCTTCTCTTACATGGCGCGTATCTGCACCAAGTCACCTGGCTCTCCACTGCTCCAAACTTCCTCACTGCCTGATGTCCACACTCGAAGGAAACGCCCCCCGCCACTTCCTTACGAGGTGTCTAGGCATCAGACACCGGGGCCAGCCGTTcttacctgaggagggggcgtcccgaaggaatccgtTAACCCCTGCCCAGGGACTAAACACCCGGATTTTAACTATGCTATGCGTACCTTTCAATCTTGACGTCCACGCCCGAAGAGTGTGCTCCCGCCACTCCCTTTGGGGTGTCTGCACGACCAAGTTGATAAGcgcgcttggtgcccacgcccagaGGAGACATCCGCGTCCCTCCTGCTGAGGTGTCTACACACCATGGTGGTGGATTCGTTCTTGATGAACCGTGTCTTTGTTTTTTAACGTTTCTTTACATTGCGAAAAAAGGAAATTGAGACAATGTAAACTTGAACTCATtcttttacttgggtgacctcattaaaaaaccctcgaaagggaaaaagagtgtccccttaaaactgtgttgatgagaatcaaataaaggaggcttttattaatggaggaagaggacatccaccctcacatttgaagttcttccttctagtcttctcaaaattaaaagaagacataaaataaagatgaggcccaagcccaaagcccaagcccaagcccaagaaggccaaagcccaaagagcccaagtccatcccatgaggggcaaggccaatctttgaaatactcttgtatagatttaggaggtgtggttattaaataaaggagtgtgaaaatgtaaaataaagtcacattgtccatgtgacttaggagagtggtgtaggtgtagtttttaggaggtgtcatagtagaaaaaggtcacacctcccatgtgacttgtttttggtgggaatttcaaatgagtttatttgaattttcccacctatttttcagcacctctaggctataaataaaggtgcttagcttgtacaattcagatttgaatttagattaaagaaactatactcaatttttgagagagcattggagagctttgtgccttcttcactagtcttatcttgatggttccatggttacctcaagtggcggcttgcacactcatctaggagtctccatccttctagtggcgtgatcatccaaccatacatccatctttatgagctttctcttctccttccttcattctctttcaattgttcatgttttaGCTTGATTCCTTGAAATTCTGttcggtgttcttgctgtttttttgtGGTTTTTTGTTCggtctttttatatttttgtccattcatcttgttcctttgcttttctagctcatatgttcggttcatttcaattcttaagtaatatgttcggtgcatttgccttttcttccactttaattggttcaatttgacaatatgtggaacttccatatgagtttggatttggtactagtttttgtgagttcttgacttagaacattgatccaattctaagaaaaagtgcctaactattgtccaactcaagttgattcctaagaatgtcaagaatcattctcttctttgctattggaatcacatcatgtgttCTACATAGAGTTTTTAACTAAAGTAAAACTTCAAATTGGCTACGTTCCAGGTGCGTGGAATGGGGCCTCCCTCCAGAGTTTCGAGACTGTAAGACCCGTTCCCTTTAGCCTCGGTCACTCTAAAGGGCCCGGTCCATTtgggcgacaacttgttctccaactcaTATGGATAAGCCTTGCGCATGACGAGATCCGTGACCTGGAACTGGCAAGgcctcaccttggagttgtactggcgctccacccttctcttcactgcctcagcctttattcttgcctcctccctggcCTCGTCCAACAGGTCCAAATTCACCCTTCTCTCTTCGTTGGACTCCTCTGCCACAAAGCTTTGGAAACGCGGCGAGCTCTCATgtatttccactggaatcatggggTCCGACCCATAAACTAGGTTGAACaacgtctccatggtggaagactggggcgtggtgtgataggcccacacaatccttggcacctcttccgcccatgCTCCTTTGGCTTTCTCGATCCTCTTCTTCAAGCGTCTTAGCAAAATTCTATTTGCGGACTCCACCTGTCCGTTTGTTTgtgggtgttcgactgatgcgaacacctgtttGATGCCCACTTCTGCACACAACTTCCCCAGTTGCTGGCTTGCGAACTGGGTACCATTATCTGAAACCAAACGCCTCGGCACCCCGAAACGACACACGAtgtttttccaaacaaagtgctGTACCTTAAGCGCAATaatctgtgccactggttctgcttctatccactttgtgaagtactcgatggccactatcaagtacttcatctgccttatcgctaAAGGAaaaggccccagaatgtcgattccccatgtgtggaaaggccacgggctataaaTTGATCTCAACTCCTCCggtggcgccttgtgccaatcaacGTGCATTTGGCACTGCTTGCATTGCTGGGCATACCTCACACAATCCTCCCTTACCGTCGGCTAGTAGAACCCTACACGGATCACCTTGGACGCCAAAGACCTCCCCCCTACGTGACTTCCACAGATCCCCTCGTGAAGCTCCGACATTATCCTTGTCCACTCGCCTCAGCTCACACATGATAGAATCAGATGtgtgaacccgtgcctgaacaatGCTCCATCCACGAGAGTATACCTCgcggagctcttctttatcctCTTGCCCTCTCCCGGGTCTGCTGGTAGGATCCCGTTTTCGATGTAATGCCTATAAGGCGTCATCCAAGTGTTCGCCTCTTCTACGATGCACACCTGCATACAATCCTCTTCTTCGAGCGAAGCCGGGTAAACACTAATACTGGGGACCCTCGCCGTGTCCTGAATCAAAGACCAATGGCTCTTCGGCTTTCCCCAAGCTGTGAAAACATGGAGGATGTCCACCCTATTGTCTGTCACAAACGTTCGTGGCGccttgagggtctcctggatgACCATcatctgccttccccccttgcctgagctagcCAGCTTGgtaagcaggtcagctctggcattctgatCCCTTGGGACGTGGACCAACTCGAATGCCACGAAGGCCCCTTCAGGACCTGGACGTACTTCAAGTATGCCGCCATTTGCGGATCCTTAGCCTGGTACTCCCcagttacttgccctgtgaccaacTGTGAGTCGCTCTTTGCCAGCAAACTTCGcgcacccatctccttagcTAAGAGCATCCCAGCTACGAGGgcttcatactctgcttgattgttgctagctttgaaagAAAACCttagggcctgctcaatcagcaaaCCCTTTGGCCCCTCCAGGACCACGCTGGCTCCACTTCCTTGCtgattggaggacccatccaccgagagcatcCACTGCGAGCCTACCTCCATCTCTTGCTGTGTGCTTCCTGGCGAGAGTTTTGCCAAGAAATCAGTGTATACTTGCCCCTTGATGGACCCCCTGGGCTCACACTGAACGTCAAACTCAGACAGCTCTactgcccagcgaaccatccttcctgcaacgtgATGGGTTGATACCAAAAGATGGGTTGTTCTTCTTGGAGAtttgaaaagggtggcggaagcaatggatgtgATGGATCAAGGAGGGCTCATATAGAGCTATGGGTTCCTTGTAGGTACATGAAAGgtatggagagtgattggttgggcatatcacttggagaaaggtggaggtgaagatcaaagtgtctaacctagagagactagacaagggag comes from the Phaseolus vulgaris cultivar G19833 chromosome 8, P. vulgaris v2.0, whole genome shotgun sequence genome and includes:
- the LOC137824796 gene encoding uncharacterized protein, which encodes MVRWAVELSEFDVQCEPRGSIKGQVYTDFLAKLSPGSTQQEMEVGSQWMLSVDGSSNQQGSGASVVLEGPKGLLIEQALRFSFKASNNQAEYEALVAGMLLAKEMGARSLLAKSDSQLVTGQVTGEYQAKDPQMAAYLNLGKAEEPLVFDSGHGEGPQY